From a region of the Coprococcus comes ATCC 27758 genome:
- the dapB gene encoding 4-hydroxy-tetrahydrodipicolinate reductase — MVKAIMHGCNGKMGQVISGLVKEDDVIEIVAGIDKFTGIENPYPVFTSLAECDVQADVVIDFSNAAAVDELLDVCVEKTLPVVLCTTGLSEEQLAKVKEAGEKVAVLRSANMSLGVNLLMKLLKDAAKVLAPAGFDIEIVEKHHNQKVDAPSGTAIALADSINEAMADQYVYNYDRSHERKKREKNEIGIVAVRGGTIVGQHDVIFAGADEVIEFHHTAYSKAIFGKGAVEAAKFLAGKPAGMYDMSDVIGL; from the coding sequence ATGGTTAAGGCAATTATGCATGGATGTAACGGAAAAATGGGACAGGTGATCTCGGGACTTGTAAAGGAGGATGATGTGATCGAGATCGTGGCAGGTATTGATAAATTCACCGGAATCGAGAATCCGTACCCGGTATTTACAAGCCTTGCAGAGTGTGATGTGCAGGCAGATGTTGTGATTGATTTCTCAAACGCAGCAGCAGTTGATGAGCTCCTGGATGTATGTGTGGAGAAAACTCTTCCGGTTGTTCTTTGCACAACAGGACTTTCTGAGGAACAGCTTGCAAAGGTGAAAGAAGCAGGAGAAAAAGTTGCGGTTCTCCGTTCTGCAAATATGTCACTGGGAGTCAATCTTCTGATGAAGCTTTTAAAGGATGCAGCAAAGGTTCTTGCTCCGGCAGGCTTTGATATTGAAATTGTAGAAAAACATCATAATCAGAAAGTTGATGCTCCAAGTGGAACAGCGATCGCACTTGCAGATTCGATTAATGAAGCGATGGCTGACCAGTATGTATACAATTATGACCGCAGCCATGAACGAAAAAAACGTGAGAAAAACGAAATCGGGATCGTTGCAGTACGTGGAGGTACGATCGTTGGACAGCATGACGTCATCTTTGCGGGGGCAGATGAAGTGATCGAATTCCACCACACTGCATATTCAAAAGCAATTTTTGGAAAAGGTGCAGTTGAAGCTGCCAAATTCCTGGCTGGAAAACCGGCAGGAATGTACGATATGAGTGATGTGATCGGACTGTAA
- the dapA gene encoding 4-hydroxy-tetrahydrodipicolinate synthase, whose amino-acid sequence MAIFTGSGVALVTPFHEDESINYDKLDEMLDYHCTHGTDSIIICGTTGESSTLSEEEHMECIKFAIERVKGRIPVIAGTGSNSTYTTIQMSKEAVEDGADGLLLVTPYYNKCTQDGLIAHYTAVAKEAKAPIILYSVASRTGVNIAPETVAALHKNIENIVAVKEASGNISQISKIMQLTDGKIDLYSGNDDQIVPLLSVGGKGVISVLANVAPQYTHDICAKFFEGDVKGSCKMQLDAIPLIEKLFCEVNPIPVKKALNLMGWQAGPLRMPLTEMTEAHTAQLAKELEAFGIKLA is encoded by the coding sequence ATGGCTATATTTACAGGATCAGGAGTGGCACTTGTAACGCCGTTTCATGAGGACGAGAGTATAAATTATGACAAACTGGATGAAATGCTGGACTACCATTGTACACATGGGACCGACAGTATTATCATCTGCGGAACAACAGGTGAATCCTCTACTTTATCAGAAGAAGAGCACATGGAATGCATCAAATTTGCGATCGAGCGTGTCAAGGGAAGAATCCCGGTGATCGCAGGTACCGGTTCCAACAGTACCTACACAACGATCCAGATGTCAAAAGAGGCAGTAGAAGACGGTGCAGACGGACTGCTGCTTGTAACACCATATTATAACAAATGTACACAGGACGGACTGATCGCACATTATACCGCTGTTGCAAAAGAAGCAAAAGCACCAATTATCCTTTACAGTGTGGCGAGCCGTACCGGTGTGAATATTGCTCCGGAGACAGTTGCAGCTTTACATAAAAATATAGAGAATATTGTTGCGGTAAAAGAAGCATCAGGCAATATTTCCCAGATTTCAAAGATCATGCAGCTGACAGATGGCAAGATCGATCTGTATTCAGGCAATGATGACCAGATCGTACCGCTCCTTTCTGTTGGAGGAAAGGGTGTCATCTCAGTTCTTGCGAACGTGGCTCCGCAGTATACACATGACATCTGTGCAAAGTTCTTTGAAGGAGATGTCAAGGGAAGCTGTAAGATGCAGCTGGATGCGATTCCGCTGATCGAGAAGTTATTCTGTGAAGTGAATCCGATTCCGGTTAAAAAGGCTTTAAATCTGATGGGATGGCAGGCAGGTCCTTTGCGTATGCCTTTGACAGAGATGACAGAAGCACATACAGCACAGCTTGCAAAAGAACTGGAAGCATTTGGAATTAAACTGGCATAA